The Sphingomonas oryzagri genome segment TCGCAACGGGCGCCATGATCGCCGCCGTTACTCCCGCCGACGCACGCCAGGGCTGCGGTCCGGGCGGCCATCGCGGCTATTACGGCCATTGCCGCCCGAACATGGGGCCGGGGCCGGCGGTCGTGGCGCCGGACGGTGCACTCGTGATCGGCACCTATTATCCGCATCACGGCTATTGGGATGGCCATCGCTACTGGGCACACCGCGACCGCTGGCACGGCGGCTGGCGGTATCGCTGAACCCTATCCGGCGAGCGCCTTCGCGCGCTCGCCGACTTTCCTGAGATCGTCCACGAAGCGCGCATATTCCTCCGCCCTGCGATCCTCGTCGGGGAGCCGCAGCAGGAAGCTCGGGTGGACGGTGATCCAGCCTTCCGATCCATCGTCCAGCGCGATCGGCGCGCCGCGCGCCTTCGCAATCGTCATCGCCTTGCCGAACAGCGAGTGCGCCGCCGTCGCGCCGAGCGCGACCGTCACCTTCGGCCGCACGATCGCGCGCTCCTGATCGATCCACCAGTGGCACGCCTCGATTTCTCCGGTATTGGGCTTGGCATGGATGCGGCGTTTGCCGCGCGGCTCGAACTTGAAATGCTTGACCGCGTTGGAGACGTAGGCGGTGGCGCGATCGACGCCGGCCTCGGCCAGCGCGCGATCGAAGAGCTGCCCGGCGGGGCCGACGAAGGG includes the following:
- a CDS encoding GCG_CRPN prefix-to-repeats domain-containing protein, with the protein product MKRILLAALATGAMIAAVTPADARQGCGPGGHRGYYGHCRPNMGPGPAVVAPDGALVIGTYYPHHGYWDGHRYWAHRDRWHGGWRYR